In Gouania willdenowi chromosome 15, fGouWil2.1, whole genome shotgun sequence, one DNA window encodes the following:
- the ciao2b gene encoding cytosolic iron-sulfur assembly component 2B: MSSVSQLENANPVIFQRSVERLLTASDEDEEIHDPIDNREIFDLIRSINDPEHPLSLEELNVVEQVRVQVDDVGSTVGVEFTPTIPHCSMATLIGLSIKVKLLRSLPQRFKIDVHITPGTHASEEAVNKQLADKERVAAALENSSLLEVVNQCLSPRGL, translated from the exons ATGTCTTCGGTTTCTCAGCTGGAGAATGCTAATCCGGTGATTTTTCAGCGGTCCGTGGAACGACTGCTGACGGCGTCCGACGAAGACGAAGAAATCCACGATCCGATCGACAACAGAGAGATCTTTG ATCTGATCAGATCCATCAATGACCCGGAGCATCCTCTGTCTCTAGAGGAGCTCAATGTGGTGGAACAGGTCCGGGTTCAG GTGGATGACGTGGGCAGCACGGTGGGGGTGGAGTTCACTCCCACAATCCCTCACTGCAGCATGGCCACACTCATCGGTCTGTCCATCAAAGTCAAGCTCCTGCGTTCCCTGCCTCAGCGATTCAAA ATTGATGTTCATATCACTCCTGGGACTCACGCCTCAGAGGAAGCAG TGAACAAGCAGCTGGCGGACAAAGAGAGAGTGGCAGCGGCGTTGGAGAACTCCTCTCTGCTGGAGGTGGTCAACCAGTGTTTGTCCCCCAGGGGCCTCTGA